From the genome of Drosophila gunungcola strain Sukarami chromosome 3L unlocalized genomic scaffold, Dgunungcola_SK_2 000005F, whole genome shotgun sequence:
cCTCAGCTACAGATGCATTTTATCTCaaatgtataatatttttgttatctATTTAGCCTAATGCTGTTGATTCACTTGTTTTTTAACCCTTTCGTGCCTTTTGCTTGTTAATTGGTGGTGCCAAAGTGGTTCttgtggtgctgctgctgctcccaGTGGTGCTTCCCGTCAGGCTGATATCATTATCCAGACTGTCCATCACAAAGTCCACCACAGTAATGTTAGTAGATCCTTCGGAATCCCCCTTATCGGTGGGAATACTGATCTGGAACTGCAGCAAGACCACCAGATATGTGACCATTGTGGTTAGCAGTCCCTTGAAGAGACTCCTGTTCACATCGAAGAAGCCACCACAATTGATGGTCGACGGATTCATCTCGGTGGCTcgcaaaaacatatttatctCCGTCTGGGCATCCGAATTCATCCAGTTTAGCTCCACCATGAGCAGTTTCTTCTGGAAGTTGGTACGCACATTCACCGAAGCATAATGAGCCTCATCGCAGATGTAGAAGAGTAGTCCAATGTTCCACAAAGCTGTTATGGTAAGTCCTATGTCCTTGATGCCAAATCCCTCAGAGAGTTGAGACATTAGACCATAAATCGACAGAGTGATGATGAAGAATAGGTAGAGGCTCATGAACACGAAAGTGTAACACAAGGCGTTTCCAGTATCCCGGGTTAGTTTGCTCAATCGGAGCCACAAAACCCGGTAATCCGCCACCATGGCAGCGGGTCCAATGTGTTTCAATGCCTTCTGGAACCGCTCCGCCAAAAGATGGGCCGTAATGCTCATTGCCTCGCAAATCAGGAACCACCAGGCCCCCAACATGGCAGTTAAATTATCCAAAATGCAGTAGGGCACCACCTGATTGATGTTCAAGTCCGACATGGTAATGTGGGTGATGACCACCGATAAAACTGAGAGAATCGGCAACACGGTGGCTATATAAACGGCTTTCTGCCGCAGTTTTAGGGGCAAACTGTGACCCGAGATCTGGTAGTACAGCACCTCGAAGTCATCCCAATCGTTGAAGAGCTTGGCTATCTTCCTGGCCTCATACCACAGGATGGGTATTATCATTATGGGCAGGATGTTGACCAGGAACAGGTAGGCAATCACCGCCTCTTCGAAGGGTCCACTCAGGGATCGCACAATCTGGATGCGGTTGTTCGCCACGTAGCCTACATAGCACTGGGGGAGGTATTACTAATGTTAGActataataatacaaaagtTTATCtacaaaacttaaataaaaaattaattaaaactattccTCTATCAACTTTCTTGAAATTTGTTCTATAAAGATTACATAACTTATGAGATCTAAATTTCAATCAACTGCACAACCCTGAGGATactaaacaattaaaaatagcttATTCAACAGCCTatacagtttaaaatttcaaattaatctcCAGAATTCGTTTCAAACtctaacaaaattaaaatataattgggT
Proteins encoded in this window:
- the LOC128259270 gene encoding gustatory and odorant receptor 63a; this encodes MGAWPSAWLMLSSGGKVLKGHEKSNSGHSLSGMANYYRRKKGDAVFLNAKPLNSANAQAYLYGVRKYSIGLAERLDADYEAPPLDRKKSSDSTASNNPEFTPSVFYRNIAPVNWFLRIIGVLPIVRRGPARAKFEMSSASFIYSVVFFVLLACYVGYVANNRIQIVRSLSGPFEEAVIAYLFLVNILPIMIIPILWYEARKIAKLFNDWDDFEVLYYQISGHSLPLKLRQKAVYIATVLPILSVLSVVITHITMSDLNINQVVPYCILDNLTAMLGAWWFLICEAMSITAHLLAERFQKALKHIGPAAMVADYRVLWLRLSKLTRDTGNALCYTFVFMSLYLFFIITLSIYGLMSQLSEGFGIKDIGLTITALWNIGLLFYICDEAHYASVNVRTNFQKKLLMVELNWMNSDAQTEINMFLRATEMNPSTINCGGFFDVNRSLFKGLLTTMVTYLVVLLQFQISIPTDKGDSEGSTNITVVDFVMDSLDNDISLTGSTTGSSSSTTRTTLAPPINKQKARKG